The following proteins are encoded in a genomic region of Natrinema sp. HArc-T2:
- a CDS encoding calcium-binding protein produces the protein MRRETDEERNKRIRSEILTDAYTADEQAISWCYYLEREITFPFQAQCIEKRVISPLREDEEVRVIGMTDKVVSSREMFVLVKWMDREFGVPLSQLEVLDVDPDTREAVDDWHYWNGDGGRLG, from the coding sequence ATGAGACGGGAGACAGACGAAGAGCGAAACAAACGCATTCGGAGCGAAATACTCACCGATGCCTACACTGCAGATGAGCAGGCGATCAGCTGGTGCTACTATCTCGAACGCGAGATTACCTTTCCCTTTCAGGCGCAGTGTATCGAGAAGCGAGTGATCTCGCCACTGAGAGAGGACGAAGAAGTGCGTGTCATTGGAATGACCGACAAAGTCGTCAGCAGCCGTGAGATGTTCGTCCTCGTGAAGTGGATGGATCGGGAATTTGGCGTACCGTTGTCACAGCTCGAAGTACTCGATGTGGATCCCGATACTCGGGAAGCAGTCGACGACTGGCACTACTGGAACGGCGATGGCGGCCGATTGGGCTGA